GGCCATCGCCGAGGAGGCGGGGCTGCCCAAGTCCAACGTGCTCTACTACATGGGCAACAAGCGCGGCCTCTACGTGCGGCTGCTCGAGCGCATGATGGCGCGCTGGAATGCCCTGCTCGACGACATCAGCGTGGAGGACGACCCCGCCGATGTACTCGAGGCGTTCATCCGCAGCAAGATGCAGCTCTCCCGCCGTCATCCCGAGGGGTCGAGGCTGTTCGCCGCCGAGATCCTGGGTGGCGCACCTTTCCTGCAGGACTATCTGCGCGGCGAGTTGCGGGAGTGGGTGCAGACCCGGGCCAGGGTCTTCGAGCAGTGGGAGGAGCGGGGCCTGATGGACCCTGTCGATCCGGTATGGCTGATCTTCCTGATCTGGTCGGCCACCCAGCACTACGCCGACTTCGAGGCCCAGGTGCTGGGCATTACCGGCAAGGACGAGATCAGCGATGCCGACGTCGAACGGATCACCCAGTTCCTGACCCAGGTGATCCTCAAGGGGTGTGGGGTGAGGCCTGCCTCGGCAACGCCAGGCTGATCGCCACCGTGGCCGTGAGCATGGCGCTCGACACCCACAGCGTGGCGCTCAGGCCGCCGGTCATGTAGAGCCAGCCGGAGAGCAGGGTGCCGATCAGCCGGCCCATGGCGTTGGCCATGTAGTAGAAGCCCACGTCCAGCGAGACCCCGTCCGAGCGCGCCATGCGCACGATCAGGAAGCTGTGCAGGCTGGAGTTCACCGCGAACACCGCGCCGAACAGCAACAGCCCGCCCAACAACACCGCTTGCGGCTGCCACTCCCGCTGAAGACCGAGCGCGATCAGCGCCGGCAGCGCCGCCAGCGCCGCGGCCCAGGCGATGGCGGCGCCGCGTCCTGCCGTGTGCCCGGTGATGCGTGGCGCCACCGCCTGCACCGCCCCGTAGCCGATCACCCACAGCGCCAGGAAGCCGCCCACTCGCCAATGGTCCCAGCCGAACTGGGTGGCGAGAAACACCGGCAGCGCCACCACGAACCAGACGTCGCGGGCGCCGAACAGGAACATCCGCGCCGCCGAGAGAATGTTGATTGCACGGCTCTTGGAGAGTATCTCGCGAAACTTCGGCTTGGCCTTGGCGCGACCCAGGTCGGCGTCGAGGCGGGCGAGCGAGAGGCCGAGCACGCCGGCGAGCATCAGCGCCATGGCAAGGATCGCGCCCTGGAAGCCGATCAGCGTGAGCAGCAGCCCGCCGAGAAAGAACCCCACCCCCTTGAGCGCATTCTTCGAGCCGGTGAGCAGCGCCACCCAGCGGTAGAGCGAGGTGTGCCCCTCGTCGCCCGCCGGTACCAGGCCCTTGATCGCGCTCTTGGCGCTCATCTTGTTGAGGTCCTTGGCGATGCCCGAGAGCGCCTGGGCCGCCATCACCCAGGGCACCGTGAGCCAGGCCGTGGGAAGGAGCAGCATGGCCAGGGCGACGAACTGCAGGCCCAGCCCCAGGTTCATGGTGCGGTTGAGCCCCAGTCGCGCGCCCAGCCAGCCGCCTACCAGGTTGGTCACCACGCCGAAGAACTCGTAGAACAGGAACAGCAGCGCCACTTCCAGCGCCGAATAGCCGAGCTGGTGGAAGTGGAGCACCACCAGCATGCGCAGGGCGCCGTCGGTGAGCGTGAAGCCCCAGTAGTTGCCGGTGACCAGCAGATACTGGCGCACCTCGCGGGGCAGGGCGGCAACGCGGGCGATCATCCTTCGCCGCTCTCGACCCCGGTGGCTTTCCCCACCTTGGCGGCCAGCTCCGCCGTGCGGCAGGCGTAGCCGTACTCGTTGTCGTACCAGGCGTAGAGCTTCACCTGGGTGCCGGCCACCACCATGGTGGAGAGCGCGTCGACGATGGAACTGCGCGGGTCGCTGCGATAGTCGATGGAGACCAGCGGGCGCTCCTCATAGCCCAGGATGCCGGCCAGCTCGCCCTCGGCGGCCTGCTTGAGCATTGCGTTGACTTCCTCGACCGTGGTCTCGCGCGCCACCTCGAACACCATGTCGGTGAGCGAGGCGTTTGCCAGCGGCACGCGCACGGCGTGGCCGTTGAGCTTGCCGGTGAGCTCCGGGAAGATCGCGGTGATCGCCTTGGCCGAGCCGGTGGTGGTAGGGATCAGGCTCATGCCGCAGGCCCGCGCACGGCGCAGGTCCTTGTGCGGAGCGTCGAGAATCACCTGGGTATTGGTGATGTCGTGGATGGTGGTCATCGAGCCGTGGCGGATGCCGAGCCGCTCGTGGATCACCTTGACCACCGGGGCCAGGCAGTTGGTGGTGCAGCTCGCCGCGGTGACGATGCGATGGCTGGCGGGGTCGAAGAGGTGGTCGTTGACCCCCATCACCACGTTGAGCACGCCTTCCTCCTTCACCGGCGCGCTGACCACCACGCGCTTTACGCCCTGGTCCAGGTAGCCTTGGAGCTTGGCGCTCGTCTTCATCTTGCCCGAGCACTCGATCACCACGTCGCAGTCGGACCAGTCGGTGTCGGCGATCTCGCGATTGGAGCTGAAGGCGATGCGCTTGCCGGCCACCTCGATGGCGTCCTCGGTCGACGTGATATCATCGCCGCCGCCGCTCCACTGGCCGTGTACCGAGTCGAACTGCAGCAGGTGGGCGAAGGTGGCGGCGTCGCCGCCCGGGTCGTTGATGCGCACGAACTCGAGGTCCGGGTTGGTCCAGCCGGCGCGCAGCGCCAGGCGACCGATGCGACCGAAACCGTTGATGCCGATGCGTAGGGTCATGTCGGGGCTCTCGTGTTTGTAGAGAAAGTCGTGAGTGAATGTCGGGTGGCGAAATATATGGCAAATCGTATATGAAGCGAGATGACAATTCGATGACGCCTGGCGGCGAACTGCCCATCGATGCCCAGCTGTCGCCGATTCGCCAGGCGCTGGCCGCGCATTCCCGCGTGCTGCTCGTCGCCGAACCTGGGGCGGGCAAGACCACCCGGGTGCCGCTGGCGCTGCTGAACGAGACCTGGTGCCGGGGTGAGCGCGACGCAGGCCGCCTGCTGCTGTTGGAACCGCGGCGTGTGGCCGCTCGCCTGGCCGCCGGCTTCATGGCGGAAAGCCTGGGCGAAAGAGTAGGGGAGACCGTGGGCTACCGCATGCGCGGCGAGAGCCGGGTAGGGCCCAACACGCGGCTCGAGGTGGTCACCCAGGGGGTGCTGACGCGGATGCTACAGGACGACCCCCTGCTCGAAGGGGTGAGCGGCATCGTCTTCGACGAGTTCCACGAGCGCAGTCTGGAGGCCGACCTGGGGCTGGCCCTGGCGCTGGATGCCCAGTCGGTGCGTGACGACCTGCGCCTGCTGGTGATGTCGGCCACCCTCGATGTCGAGGCGCTGCTCGGCGTGCTCGGCGAAGCCACGCCACTGCTCGAGAGCCAGGGGCGCAGCTTCCCGGTGGAGACCCGCTACCGTCCGCTCAGCTTTCGCTCCAGCGCCAGCTCTCGCGACGACGCTGCAAGCCAGCAGGCGATAGCGGTAGGGGAAGCCCTTGCCCTGAGCGAAGGCGATGCCTTGGTGTTCCTGCCCGGGGTGGCCGAGATCCGCCGCCTGGCGCGTGAGCTGGCCAGCCGTCGGCCCGAACTGGCGGTGCGTGAGCTGCACGGGCGGCTGCCCCTCGAAGAGCAGCGTCGTGCCTTGAAGCCCGAGCCCAACGGTCGGCGGCGCGTGGTGCTCTCCACCGCCATCGCCGAATCCAGCGTCACCGTGGATGGCGTACGCATCGTCATCGATGCCGGCCAGGAGCGGGTGCCGGTGTTCCAGCCGCGCAGCGGGCTCAGCCGCCTGGAGACCCGTCGCGTCAACCGTGCCAGCGCTGACCAGCGCCGTGGCAGGGCCGGGCGTCAGGGGCCGGGGCTTTGCCTGCGCCTGTGGGCTGAGGAGCAGCCGCTGCCGGCCCACGGCGAGCCCGAAATATTGCAGGCCGACCTCGCTCCGCTGGCCTTCGAGCTGGCGCGCTGGGGGATCGTCGAACCGAGCGCGCTGGCCTGGATCACGCCGCCGCCGGCCGGGGCGCTGGCCGCGGGGCGCCGCCTGCTGCAGCGGCTCGGCTTGATGGACGACGGCTTCCTGCTCACCGAGCTGGGTCGAAGCTGTGTACGCTGGCCCACGCATCCGCGCCTGGCGGCGATGCTGGCGCGTGCCGGCGAACTCGACGCCGTGCCGCTGGCCTGTGCCCTGGTGGCGACGTTGGAGGGACGCGATCTCGACGGCGAACAGGACCTGGAGCGCACGCTGCAGGCCCGCCTGGCGCAGCCCGCCGCGCACCGCCAATGGCAGCGCGAGGCCCAGCGCCTGGCCCGCATTGGCGGCGTGGGTCTGGAGGTGCCGAGCTTGGCGCCGCTGGGGGAGCTGCTGGCCCTGGCCTATCCGGACCGGGTGGCTCAGCGCATTCACCACGACGCGGGGCCGGGACGCTTCCGCCTGGCGTCGGGCGGGCTGGCGACTCTGCCCGAGCGGCATCCGCTGGCCCATGCCGAGCTGCTGGTGGCCGCCGATCTCGACGGCCAAGCCAGCGGGGCTCGCATCTTTCGCGGCGTGGTCATCGCGCGGTCACGGCTCGAGGCGCTGTTTCCCGAAACGCGAGAGTGGCGGGCGAGCCTGGAGTGGTCGGAGGAGCAGGGGCGCCTGGTCGGCGAGCAGGTACGCGGCCTGGGGGCGGTGGTGCTCGAGCGCAAGCCATTGCAGTCGCTGCCGCCGGAGGCGGTGCGTCAGGCACTGCTCGACGCCCTGCGTCGGCGCGGTGAGCTGCCCTTCGACGACAGCACCGAGCAGCTGCGTGGCAGGGTGGCGCTGCTGCGCCAGGCGTTGGGCTCTCGGGGGGATCAAGACTGTGATGATGAGCAGGATTGGCCCGACTGGTCGTTGTCGGCGCTGCTCGATGAGCTGGAAGCCTGGCTGGGACCGCACCTCGATGGGGTCAGAAGCCTCGACGCGGTGGCGCGGCTGCCGCTGGGTCGCTTTCTGCTCGATAGCCTCGACTGGTCGCTGCGCAGCCGCCTCGATGCGCTGGCGCCGGAGCGTCTCGAAGTGCCCAGCGGCTCCCGGATCCGTCTCGACTACACGCCGTGCCTGGAGGGCCGGCCACCGGTACTGGCGGTGAAGCTGCAGGAGACCTTCGGCTGGCGGGAGTCGCCGCGAATCGCCGAGGGGAGGGTGGCGGTGCTGCTGCACCTGCTCTCGCCGGCGCGGCGCCCGCTGCAGGTCACCGCGGATCTCGCCAGCTTCTGGGCCAATGGCTATCCCGAGGTACGCCGCGAAATGCGCGGCCGCTACCCCAAGCACCCCTGGCCCGAGGACCCCACCACTGCCGAGGCCACCGCGCGGACCAAGCGCCGAGGGTAGCCTTTGCACGCTGCCGCGCTCAGGCTTGACTAGGCCGCCGCTCCGGTAGGCCAGCGACCCGCCGGGGCAACCGTTCGCCGAGCCAATCTGCCGTTCACCGAGTTCTCGTGGCGGCCGTCGCGATGACGCCATATGGTTCAGGCAACGGCGCCAGTGGCGCGCCAGTGCATGAGCGAGGCGAGACAATGCTGTCGGCGATTCGGGATGTCCTGTTGCCACTGACCCTGCCGCGGGGCGATAGCGTGGCACTCTACGATCGGCTGGCGCCGCGGTACGACCGCATGCATCGTCGCTGGCTGGAGCGGGCAGGCGCCGAATCGCTGGCGGCGCTCCAGGGCTGCCTCGCTGCCGAGCTCGAGCCCGGTCGCCGGGCGCTCGATGCCGGTTGCGGTCCCGGGACGCTGGCGCGCTGGGTCATGGGGGCGGAGCCCGGGGCAGACTTGACCCTGGTCGACCTGGCGCCCGCCATGCTGGAACGGGCGAGCAGCGTGCCGGGCCGACATGTCCACGCGGACCTGCTGGCCTTGCCCTTCAGCGAGGCGGAATTCGACATCGTGATCTGTGCCTGGGCGCTGGAAACCACTGCCGAGCCGGAGCGGGCCGTCGCGGAGCTCGTGCGCGTGCTGGCGCCGGGTGGCCTGCTGTGCCTCTGCTTCTGTCGCCAGCCGGAGGCCAGGAGCGAACGACTCCGCTCATTGCGGCTGCGTCTGTCGGTCAGGCACGGCTTCGGGGGCCTGTTCCTGCAGGGCAACTTCCCGCAGTGGCTGCCTCACCGACAGCCGCGCCGGCTGGTATCGCGACGCCAGCTTGCCTCGTTCGCCTGCTGGCGGAAACCAGCGGGTTCGCCATCTGGGGTGGAACCATGAAAGCGAGGCTCGACGGCTGGCGGCGAATGCCCATCCTGCTGACCCTCGTCGCCCTGGCGGGGTCTGCTCTGCTGGTACCCGTCTACCTCGGGCAGGGGCTGCCCTGGGGGCACGCGATCGCGGCCGCCCTGATGGTGGCCGTGCCCGGCGTCTTGCTTGGCGGCTGTGCCTGGCGCTTCGCTCGGCGGCCACGTAAAGGTCTTGGTCGGAGGCGAGCGCTCGTCGTCCATGGCCTGGCCGCGATGGGCTTCGCTGTCGCCTGGACGGTTGCCATCTATCTGCTGGCATTGCCGGTGCACCGCGAGGCCGCGCAGGCCTTCCTGTACAACGGCGCCCCCTGGCAGCTAGTGGGCGGGCTGATCCTCTACGCGGCGATTGCGGCCAATGCGCAATGGCGGCGGACACGAGAACAATTGACCGAACAGGCTCTTGTCGCCTCGCGCGCCGAGCTCCAGGCCCTGCGCGCGCAGCTCGACCCCCATTTCCTGTTCAACACCCTGCACTCCTTGACCCAACTGGCCCGGGACGATAGTGCGGCCACCGAACAGGCGCTCGAGCGTTTCGGCGATCTCATGCGCTATGTGCTGCATAGCGGCCGCAGCGGGACGCCAGAGGTGGTGGCCCTGGAAGACGAACTCGCTTTCATCCGCCATTACCTGGCCCTGGAACAGCTGCGACTGGGGGAGCGGCTGGGCGTCGAGGAAGCGCTGGACCCGGAGGCCCTCGAGCTTGCCGTGCCCTCGCTGCTGCTGCAGCCGCTGGTCGAGAATGCCGTGCGCCACGGCATCGCGCCAAGGCTCGAAGGCGGTACGCTTCGCCTGGCGGCCGCCGTGGAGGAGGGCTCCCTCATCGTCGAGATCGCGGACGACGGCCAGGGTGCCGATGCCGAAGCATGCCGGCTTGGCGCGGGGCTCGGCCTCTCGACCGTGCGGCGCCAGCTCGAGCTGCACTACCCGGGCCGCAGCCATATGCAGGTGACGACCGCACCGGGGCGTGGGTTCGCGGTCCGCCTCGTGCTGCCGGGGCACCTGCCGCAAGGGAGGGCATCATGAGCCTGTCGGTACTGGTGGTGGATGACGAGCCGCTGGCGCGCCGGCGGCTTCGCGCGCTGCTCGCCGAGGTGGCGTGGGTCGAGCTGGTGGGCGAGGCCGGCGACGGTGCCACGGCCCTGGCCGAGATCCGGCGCCTGCGTCCCGATGTCGTGTTCCTGGACATCCGCATGCCGGGGCTCTCCGGCCTGGAGGTCATCGAGCGGTTGCACGCCTTCGATGAGGTGCCGGCGGTAGTCTTCACGACGGCATTCGACGAGTACGCGGTGACTGCCTTCGAACTGGAGGCGGTCGACTATCTGCTGAAACCCTTCGGCGCGCAGCGGTTGCAGGCGGCCGTCGAGCGGGCGCGCCTGACCGTCGAGAGCCGGGCGGCCGTCGCGATGCTCGAGCGCGCGCGTGGCGTGCTCGGTGAACGGGAGGAGCCGGCGCCCCTGGCGCGCATCCTCGTGCGCGACCGGGGGGCGGTGGTGCCGATCGCACCGCATGAGATCGTGCGTATCGAGGCCCAGGACGACTATGTCATGGTGCACGCCCGCGGTCGGGGCTATCTGGTCAGCGTGCGGCTCGGCAAGCTGGCAGGGCGCTTGCCGCGTCCTCCCTTCCTCCGTGTGCACCGCTCCCACCTCGTCAACCTGGACCACGTCGAACGCATGGAGCCGCAGGAGGACGGCCGCTACCTGGTCAAGCTGAAGGATGGTAGCCGCGTTCAGGCCAGCCGCGCCCGCTCGCAGGAGATTCGTCGGCAGTCCCGCTGACGGTGAGGTGCGGGTTGCCCAGGCCTACAGCCAACGAGAGGAGGGAGCCGCATGCCGGCTGGTCGTTTCTGCCATCGGGTCGTGATCGTCGGCGCGGGGCTGTCCGGGCTCGCCTTGGCCTATCGGCTGGAGCGCCGCGGGGTCCGCCCCAGGCTCCTGGAGGCGGCACCACGGATCGCCGAGCCCTGGCGGCGCCGGCATCCTCAGCTTCGGCTCAACACGCACCGACACTTCTCGCGACTGCCCGGGCGGCCGCTCCCGCGCAGCGCGGGGGTGTTTGCCGGCCGCGACAGCGTGATCCGCTACCTCGAAGCCTATGCGCGGGATCTCGCCTCGCCCATCGAGTTCGGGGTGTCGGTGTCGCGGATCGAGCCCGGCGATGACGGCTGGTGCCTCGAGACGAATGTCGACGAGATCAAGGCACGTCACGTCGTGGTCGCCACCGGACGGGAACGCGTCCCGGTCATTCCCGACTGGCCGGGGCGCGAGGGGTTCCGCGGGAGGGTGCGGCATGCCGCCGACTTCGGCTCCCTCGACGACTACCGCGATCGGCGCGTGCTCGTCGCCGGCGCAGGCAACTCCGGCGTGGACGTGCTGAACCATCTCGTGCGCCAGCGCACGCGCCGCCTGTGGGTCGCCGTTCGCGGCGGCACCGCCATCCTGCCCAAGCGCTTGCTGGGTGTTCCCGTGCAGCGGCTGTCCGGTGTGATCAGTTGCCTGCCAACGGCAGTCGCGGATGGCCTGCTCACCATCACCGAGCGCATTGCCTTCGGCGACCTGCGCCGGCTGGGCCTGCCCCGAGGTGAGATCGGCGCGGCCACTCGTCTGGCGCGGCGCGGTGTGGCTCCCGCCATCGACGACGGTTTCGTCCGTGCGCTCGAGGGTGGCAGCGCGACAGTGGTTCCCGGGGTCGTCGCGTTCGAGCCGCGGGCGGTAGTGCTCAAGGACGGGCGGCGGCTGCGGCCGGATATCGTCATCTGTGCCACGGGGTACCGGCCGGGCCTGGAGGGCTTGGTGGGACACCTCAAGGTGCTCGACGACCGCGGCGTCCCCCGGTGCCAGGACGCCGAGTCGCTTCCCGGGCTACCGGGTCTCTGGTTCCTCGGCATGCAACCGCGCCTGTTCGGCCAGTTCCAAGCCGCCTGCCGTGACAGCCGCAAGCTCGCGCGATGCCTGCTGCGCAGCTGATTTATCCGGCGGCGGCTTTCTCCTTGCGTGAAGGGGGCGACTCCGCTGCCGTGTCGGCCTGGCGCCGGCGCAGCAGCCATTTCTCCGCTTCCACGATCAGGAATACCGCCACGCTGGCGACGGCGATCACCGCCCAGTGCAGCAGGGAGAGGCCCTCGGTGCCGAAGATCACCTGCATGAAGGGCAGGTAGGTCCAGCCGAGCTGGAACAGCACCACCAGTGCAATGGCGATCAGCGCGGCGCGGCTGCCGAACAGGCCGCGCCACGACAGGCTGCTGTCGAGCAGGTAGCGGCTGTTGATCAGGTAGACGATCTCGCCCGCCACCAGCATGTTGACCGCGCCGCTGCGCGCCAGCGCCTCGCTGCCGCCCTGGCCGTGCAGGATCCAGGCGAAGATGCCGAACACACCCAGCACCAGCAGCAGCGAGACGAGAATCACGCGCCACAGCATGAACATGTCGAGCAGCGGGGCGTGAGGGTCGCGCGGCTGGCGCGTCATGACGTTCTCCTCGGCGGGCTCGAAGACCAGCGCGATGCCCAGCGTCACGGCGGTGATCATGTTCACCCACAGCACCTGCAGCCCGGTGATCGGCAGCGTGAAGCCCGCCACGATGGCCAGCAGGATGGCCAGGCTCTCGGCGCCGTTGGTCGGCAGGATGAAGGTGATCGACTTGCGGATGTTGTCGTAGACCTTGCGCCCTTCGGCCACGGCGCCGACGATGGTGGCGAAGTTGTCGTCGGTGAGCACCATCTCGGCGGCCTCCTTGGCGGCCTCGGTGCCCTGGACGCCCATGGCCACGCCGACGTCGGCGCGCTTGAGCGCAGGGCCGTCGTTGACGCCGTCGCCGGTCATCGCGCAGATGCCGCCGCGGGCCTGCATCGCTTTGACCAGGCGCAGCTTGTGCTCCGGGGCGGCGCGGGCGTAGACGTCGACCTCGGTGATCTCCCGTTCCAGTTCCTCGTCGCTCATCGCTTCGATCTCGTGGCCGCTCAGGGCACGATCGGTGCGGGCGAAACCGAGCTGGTCGGCGATCGCCCGCGCGGTGACCGCATGATCGCCGGTGACCATCACCGGGCGGATGCCGGCGCGCTGGCAGTTCTTGACCGCCTCGATGGCGGCCTCCCGGGGCGGGTCGAGCAGGCCGACGATGCCGAGCAGCACCAGCCCCTCCTCGGCGTCGCTGTCGCTGAGTTCTCCCGTCAGGTCGTCGGCCGGCTTCTCGGCCAGGGCGAGCACGCGCAGGCCGCGTGACGAGAGCTCATGTATACGCTCTTCCCAGGCGTCGCGGTCGAGCTCCGCGTCTTCGTCACGGCCACGCTCCTTCGTGCACATCTCGAGCAGGCGGTCGGGCGCGCCCTTGACCAGCAGGCGCTTGCCGTCGTGCTCGTTGAGGGTGGCCATGTACTTGCGCTCGGAGTCGAAGGGGATGGCATCCTCGCGGCCATGCGAGTCGCGCAGCTCACGCGTGTCGATGCCCGCCTTGGCGGCCGCGACGACCAGGGCGCCCTCGGTGGGATCGCCATCGATGCACCAACCCTCTTCCCCTTCGTTGAGGTCGGCGTCGTTGCACAGCGCCCCCACTTCGAGAAAATGGGCGAGGGCAGGGTAATCCTGTAGCGAGATCGACTCGCCGGACGCTTCGTCCGTGTCCTCGGTGTCGCGCGGCGCCAGGCGCAGTTCGCCCTCGGGAGCGAAGCCGATGCCGGTGAGGCGGAACTCGCCCTCGGGCAGCCAGATGGCCTGGGCGGTCATCTCGTTGCGGGTCAGGGTGCCGGTCTTGTCGGAGAAGATGGTGGCGATGGAGCCCAAGGTCTCCACCGCCGGCAGGCGGCGCACGATGGCATTCTTGCGCGCCATGGCCTGCACGCCGAGAGCCAGCGAGATCGTCACGATGGCCGGCAGCCCCTCGGGAATGGCGGCCACGGCCAGCCCCACGCTGGCCATGAACATCTCGGTCCATGGCTGGCCGTGCACCAGCACGCCGAAGGCCCCGGTGAGCAGCGCGGCGCCGACGATGAACAGCGCCAGGACGCGCCCGGCGCGGTCGAGCTGCTCGACCAGCGGCGTCTTGAGCTGCTCCACGCCCCTCAGCATTTCGGAAATGCGGCCGATCTCGGTCTGCTCGCCCGTCTCGACCACCACCCCGGTGGCGGTGCCCTTGGCCACGATGGTGCCGGCGAACAGCATGTCGCTGCGCTCGGCCAGTTCGGTATCCTCGTCCACCGCCTCGTCGGCCTTGTCGACCGGCGTGGATTCGCCGGTCAATGCCGCTTCCTCGGCATTCAGTCGCTTGGCGTCGAGGATGCGCAGGTCGGCGGGCACGCGGTTGCCGCTCTCGACCTTGACGATATCGCCGGGGACGAGCTCCTCGGCGTCGATCTGCGCCTCGCGCCCGCCACGCAGCACCGAGGCCTGGGGCGAGAGCATGCCGCGTATGCTCTCCAGGGCCTTCTCGGCCTTGCCCTCCTGAAAGAAGCCGATCAGGGCAATGATCACCACCACGCCGAGAATGACCGCCGCATCCAGGGGCTTGCCCAGCAGCAGGCTGGCGACCGCCGCGACGACCAGGATCAGCATCAGCACGTTGTTGAACTGCGCCAGCAGTCGCTTCCACCACGGCTGGGCCTCTTCCTGCTGCAGTCGGTTGGGGCCGTACTGCTCCAGGCGCCTTCTGGCCTCGCCGTCGTCGAGCCCGCTCGCTTCGGCTTCGAGCCGCTCGAGCGCCTCGTCGCCGGACATGGCGTGCCAGGGCGTACGTGCTTCCTGTTCGTCGCGGTCGGGCATGCTGCTCCTCCTGAGCTTCAAAACCTCCGTGTGCCTCTAGGGGTAGCACACTCGGGGCGAAGCTGCAGGCGGAGCGCGTAGCGTAATGTCACTGTGTCCTGGGCGTGGTGCCTCGCGGCCGTTCGCCGCCGTGTCGCTTCTTCGCGGCTCGGGCGTTCCGGCGCAGCAGCCACTTCTCCAGCTCGACGACGAGAAACAGGGCGACGCCACAGCCGATGACCAGCAGCCAGTGGCGCAGGTCGAGGGCGGCGCTGTCGAACACCGCCTGCATGAAGGGTAGGTAGGTCCAGGCGAGCTGCAGCAGGAGCACGAGTCCGATGGCGATCCACACCGGACGACTGCCGAACAGGCCCTGCCAGGAGAGGTTGCTGCGCAGCAGGTAACGGCTGTTGATCAGGTAGGCCGCGCTGCCCATGACCAGCGCGTTGACGGCGCCGGCGCGGGCGACGGCCTCGTTGCCTTCGACGCGCAGCAACCAGCTGAACATGCCGAACACGGCGATCAGCAGCAGCAGGGAGACGAACACCACGCGCCAGAGCAGGAACAGGTCGAGCAGGGCCGCGGCGGGGTCGCGCGGGCGCCGGCGCATCAGATTCTCCTCCCCGGGTTCGAAGGCCAGGGCCAGGCCCAGGGTCACGGCGACCACCATGTTGACCCACAGCGCCTGCAGCGGCGTGATGGGCAGCAGCGTACCGGCCAGCACCGCCAGCATGATCGCCAGGCCCTGGGCGCCGTTGGTGGGCAGCAGGAAGGTGATGGTCTTGCGGATGTTGTCGTAGACCTTGCGGCCCTCCTCGATGGCGCCGACGATGGTGGCGAAGTTGTCGTCGGCGAGCACCATCTCGGCCGCTTCCTTGGCCGCCTCGGTGCCCTGGATGCCCATCGCCACGCCGACGTCGGCGCGCTTCAGTGCCGGGCCGTCGTTGACGCCGTCGCCGGTCATCGCGCAGATGCCGCCGCGGGCCTGCATCGCCTTGACCAGGCGCAGCTTGTGCTCGGGGGCGGCGCGGGCGAACACGTCC
This portion of the Billgrantia sulfidoxydans genome encodes:
- a CDS encoding flavin-containing monooxygenase, with translation MPAGRFCHRVVIVGAGLSGLALAYRLERRGVRPRLLEAAPRIAEPWRRRHPQLRLNTHRHFSRLPGRPLPRSAGVFAGRDSVIRYLEAYARDLASPIEFGVSVSRIEPGDDGWCLETNVDEIKARHVVVATGRERVPVIPDWPGREGFRGRVRHAADFGSLDDYRDRRVLVAGAGNSGVDVLNHLVRQRTRRLWVAVRGGTAILPKRLLGVPVQRLSGVISCLPTAVADGLLTITERIAFGDLRRLGLPRGEIGAATRLARRGVAPAIDDGFVRALEGGSATVVPGVVAFEPRAVVLKDGRRLRPDIVICATGYRPGLEGLVGHLKVLDDRGVPRCQDAESLPGLPGLWFLGMQPRLFGQFQAACRDSRKLARCLLRS
- a CDS encoding cation-translocating P-type ATPase — protein: MPDRDEQEARTPWHAMSGDEALERLEAEASGLDDGEARRRLEQYGPNRLQQEEAQPWWKRLLAQFNNVLMLILVVAAVASLLLGKPLDAAVILGVVVIIALIGFFQEGKAEKALESIRGMLSPQASVLRGGREAQIDAEELVPGDIVKVESGNRVPADLRILDAKRLNAEEAALTGESTPVDKADEAVDEDTELAERSDMLFAGTIVAKGTATGVVVETGEQTEIGRISEMLRGVEQLKTPLVEQLDRAGRVLALFIVGAALLTGAFGVLVHGQPWTEMFMASVGLAVAAIPEGLPAIVTISLALGVQAMARKNAIVRRLPAVETLGSIATIFSDKTGTLTRNEMTAQAIWLPEGEFRLTGIGFAPEGELRLAPRDTEDTDEASGESISLQDYPALAHFLEVGALCNDADLNEGEEGWCIDGDPTEGALVVAAAKAGIDTRELRDSHGREDAIPFDSERKYMATLNEHDGKRLLVKGAPDRLLEMCTKERGRDEDAELDRDAWEERIHELSSRGLRVLALAEKPADDLTGELSDSDAEEGLVLLGIVGLLDPPREAAIEAVKNCQRAGIRPVMVTGDHAVTARAIADQLGFARTDRALSGHEIEAMSDEELEREITEVDVYARAAPEHKLRLVKAMQARGGICAMTGDGVNDGPALKRADVGVAMGVQGTEAAKEAAEMVLTDDNFATIVGAVAEGRKVYDNIRKSITFILPTNGAESLAILLAIVAGFTLPITGLQVLWVNMITAVTLGIALVFEPAEENVMTRQPRDPHAPLLDMFMLWRVILVSLLLVLGVFGIFAWILHGQGGSEALARSGAVNMLVAGEIVYLINSRYLLDSSLSWRGLFGSRAALIAIALVVLFQLGWTYLPFMQVIFGTEGLSLLHWAVIAVASVAVFLIVEAEKWLLRRRQADTAAESPPSRKEKAAAG